In the genome of Pseudomonas sp. B33.4, the window TAAGTCAATTCGCGAGTTTTATGCGGCTTACCGTAAGGACTATGCGGATGCTGACCGCCGAAATAGCAACCGTCGTGTTCTAAAAAAATACTTTTGGTTGCGCCGGTATCACAATGCTGCCGCTAAAAAGCGCCAGTTTCAGACATTCACGATTTGATTATCTTGTTGAAGGGGGGGCATCGCAATGGTGTCCCCTTATGGGCTGGCTGTTGCAGGTGTTAACTAAGGGTTGTTATTGCGAGTTTTTCTCTCCTCATACTCCTGCCCTCCGTGAAGAGCAGCTTTGGGTTGATCGCTGCCGTACGCGACTGGCAGCTTTCGGCCGAGGCAGCGTAAAAACGTTTTTGAGCGCGACATGCATTCAAAACCGGACTGGGAATCCCGCGGGTACGAGAAAAAAGGGTGCGAGGCGGCGAACGATCAGTGTGAGATACGAGCATATTTAATGCCGAAGATGAATCTCAATTTGACGTTTGTTCTGGATTTGCGCCATCATAATGGCATCACTAGCTGCAAAGTTATCGCAGAAGCCATAAATAGACCATGAATAAGACCTTCAATCCAGAGCAATATAATTTAATAATAGAGTGTTCTAAAAAAGAAGACTTCTCAGAGTGGAATGATTATGTATCTAAAACCAAAGAAATTATAGATTTACGAGAGTCGAATCTTGAAGGCATAAAAATTATCGGCGCCAAATTCATAAACGTCGATGGTAAAGGTGCAACTTTTTGTGATGCCAATCTAAAGGATGTAAAGTTGGAAGGTGTAAATATGTCCGATTGCATTTTCTTGAATGCCGAAATGACCGGCGTCAGTGCGGCTGGATCTATATTTAAAGGCTCTATTTTTGACCGGGCGCAACTGGGCAATGCTTTTTTTGCAATTTGTAATTTCGACGAAGCGAGCTTTCAAAGAAGCAATTTGATTTTGGCTAAGTTTTTTGATTCGAGGTTTCAAGATTGTAGCTTCTACGCGGCAAATCTCTCGGATGCTCAATTTCTAGGTGGTGGAAGAAATCCATTACTAGAGGGCGAATCGAGATTCAATTTGTGCGGGACAAATTTTTCCAACGCTAAATTTACAAGTGGAACTTATTTTCATCTTGCAAGTGTTTCAAGGAAAACAGATTTTAGAACAGTAAGTTTTGAAAGTGCCTGTTATTCTGCTGGCCTTCGTCAAACCCTTCAGTACTGTAATCGCAGGCATAACTGGGCTGCCTGGTATGCGAAAAACGGCAGAATAAAAAGTTCCCTAGTCAAATTGTTCTGGATGGCGTCGGATTATGGTAGATCTCCGCGTCAGGTATTGATGTCATTCCTGATCGTGTGCTTGTTGTATACGCTTATTTACTGGCTAGTACCTGCGTCAACATCGGGGGATGCGGGAAAAGATTTAACTCTAGTTCAGAGCATGTACTTTTCTTTCGTCACCATGACCACTCTTGGCTACGGAGATATTGCTGCCAATAAATCAAGCTGGCTATCTCAGGTGCTAGTAATAACTCACGTTTTGTTTGGTTACGTTATATTAGGGGCGTTGCTCACGGTATTGTCTAATCTATTCACATCTGACGGTCCTGCCGAGGGGCTGATAAAACATCCAATGAAAGCAAATATCCAATTTTCTTTCCATACTTCTAATGCTGATAAAACTCCGGCGATGGATGAGGCTAGTTCGGTTTAGATGTATCGGGCGGCAGCCATCGGCTGAGTGCCGCCCATCCTGAAATACTGCAATCTGCCAGAGGCTGTCGTTCAGACGTCCCGGAAAAAAACCGACATGCTGATTTACTGCCATTGATAAGCTGCAGTGACTCCAACAACTAAATGGCCAGGTGGGGAAAGTAGCGGTCCCGATTGGCCAGCACCAAAAACGCAAGTTGGCTCATTGCATGGATACTCGAAAGTGTACCCGTCCGCTAGCCGTCTCAGCACGATACCACAGACCACAATGGGCACGGGACACACATTGCCTGTGGTATTGGAGTTATTATCAATCCAAATGCATTGCTGCGGCTGGATAGCTTGGCGTGCGGCCCGATTCAATTCTGACCAATTGATTTGCTGTGATGCTTGTGTAACCGTTCCGCTATAGCTCCAAATTTGTGCGCTTCCACGGTCTGTAGATTGGATGCTCGCATAAATTCGTCCTGCATTGCTTCTGGCCTGAGATTCAAGACCACTCCAATCGTATGAGTATTGAAACGCAAAAGTATCAATCCCCATTTGATTATATTGAAGTGTATGCGTCAGCTCGTGCGCCCACAATTCGACATTCTTCGTCAAGTCGATATTGGCGAAGACGATTACATCGTCGTAAGTAATTGCACCCTCTTGATCAAACCAGTTTTTTAACGCTCCATCAAGGCTTAAACCACCAGCGGTTGTCCAAGAAACCTTGTTGAGGATTCCTGGCGGAAAGTACGGCGATAGCTCATTCTTTATGTTGTCAGGAATGGGTTGGGTTCCTCTGTTTAATGCTTGAGCTCGGGAAAATCGTATTGCCTCAGCTAGTATTGGCGCTGCAGGATTTAGTAATGCCTGCCCGACATCTTTCGGTAAGTTTTGAATCATTGGCGGAATTGCACTTATGTTCGGTGTTTTTATTGAAATAGTTCCCCTATTAACGTTAATGTCAATTCCGGTTATTTCACTGAGCCAACTGGCTTGTGCGTCGGTGAATGTCAGGACAGTGAACAATAGAACGTACTTCCTAGGCATGGCTTTCATTATTCCGCTCCCTTGTGACGTTGCGGTCGGCTCTGGCGGGCAGTATCGAAACAATTTTATCCAGTTTAGGACGGCGCCAATGTGCCCGCGAGCAGGGTAGAGTGTAGAAGTGTAGTGAAAAAACTGCTCTGCCGAGGCTTACTTTATCGTCCGTTCAATGATCTAGTCGTCACCCTTGATTTACGTTTTATCGTGTTGGGCTGGTCTCGGCCTAATCTGTTGAAAAAACTCGGATTTTCAGTTCACCCGAACTCAGTCACGGCTACCAATGGAGATCCTAGCAATCACATTGAGCGGTTTCTCAGCTATCTGTTGACCGTTCAATCCAAAGCCAGAGAATTGAGTTAAATGGGAAAAATCGAAGACTTAGTAGCGTAAGGTACTCGGCAGTAAAGTGAGTTTGAAAGTCGTTGATAAGATACTTCTATCCATTGCAATCGCTGGTCTGGTAGGGCTTATTCTTTGGATAGGAGTTTGTTTGCGCCTGGCCTATATGAAGATGGATTTGATTTTGGAGATCTGAAGAATTGCCCAGCCGTCACGGCTCGCGCTCCGCTTCGGCATGGTGGGCCTTTGGGAAAGCTGCTGCTCGTGGGTGACATTTTGGGAATTGTGAACTTTCCTAAGTTTTATCTGAACAGGGGCGAGCTGAGTTCCGAAGATTTAGCCAATTTCCCAGACCTCCTTAAACTTAGGCTAGTAGCGCTGCAATGGAGTGTGATTTCTCTGTTATTGGTCATGATTAGCTCTGGGATCGCCGTTAAGTGAGGTTTTGTGTAGTGCTGCTGCACTGCACATTTCCCACCTTAGGTACAGCGAGGTCTAGATAAACACCAATGTTTAAAAATACATCTCCAGACACTCTCTCAGGCTACACATCCTTGCTCCATTGCCTACAGCTACGTCAGAATCCGCCGGCTTGTGCGCTTTTGGGTCGGATTCTATTGTGGTCCGGTCGCTGACTAATCAGCGATCGGGTTTGGTAGCCCGGTTTAGACTTGGCGCATAGCGTCACCCGATACAGGTCCTTTTGGGGCTGTGTATTTATGGTGGCCATGCGCAGGGCGTCTTCGGGCGCGCCGGTTCTCCAAGTCACCGGTCTACCAACCTTCGTATGGCCACCACCCCTTCGTTTGGTAGCGAAAGATGATGGCTCCTTTTCTATGATTTGGAGATTCACTCATGATCAAACCAACACCCAACCCGCCCGAAACCGCCTCGGTTTCCCCCTACGAATCCATCGATTCCAGAAAACTCCACGAAGCCGCCGACCGCGCGCTCGATCATTACCTCTGTCCACCCGGTTCCACGCCGCCGCCACGCAAAAACCGTGGGATGTACGCCGTGACGGCGGACAACAAAACCGAAGAACTGCTGGTCGATGCCAGTGCAACACTCGCTTCGGCCAAAACCATCGCCCAGAACGTCTCCAGCCTGTTGCCGGCATCGCAGCGCCATGCGCTGGCGGGGATTGCGCAGTTGATCATGCTCGGGGAGTTGGCGGTGAATCGGGCGCTGGATAATTTGCAGTTGCCGGAGTGATGCGGGTGTCGGGATCACCTGGTGATTGATCGGGTGTTCATTCTGGCGCTTTCGCGAGCAAGCTCGCTCCCACAGGGTTTTATGCTGATTGCAGATGTTGCGTACGACGCTGAAACCTGTGGGAGCAGTTGATTATTACCGTGCCGTTTTCGTGTGGTTATTGAGGCGCTTCAGGACATTCGCGGGTCCATCGCGTCACCGTCATGTCATTGAACTGCTCTCCGATGGTGTCGACGCGTAGGCAAGTTCCTTTTTTCGCGTAGTACAAGATGCAACGCGAGCTATCAAACGAGCAGGTATCCAGTTCGAAGAAACTGCGTGTAGCCAGCTCCTTCTCCACGCCACTGTATTCATAGCCGTCGGTGGTGTGCATCCGCGTCGGCTTCCAGCCTTGTTTGACTAGCTTGGATTTGGCCGCAGCTAAACGCTCACCGACGACGATCCCTGCTGGCCCACGCTCGTCCTTTGGCGCCTGTGAGGCGTCGGCGAACGTTGCGCTGATAGCCATGCAATAAAGTGCGACGAGTACGAGGGGTGAAGTCTTCATTTGGTTGTTCCTTCAGCCGATTTATAGCTCTACAAAAACTCCGAATACTCGGCACAAGGTTGGGGGTGGGGCAGGCAAATCCAGCGATGATTTCATGTGTGGCCATCTGCTGCCATACAACCATCTTCCCTCACCAGTTATCCTGCGCACCCCGCGAATGACAGGAATCAGCCGTTTGGGCACAGCTTTTTAGGCTTTGTCCTACAGCCAGCACTTGGGCTTTTCGATAGCGTCGGACTGTCGGAACCTCAAGTCGGGATTCCTGAAGTGAACAAGGATGATGCATGAGTGAATATGGAAATGTACCAAGGCCCGCACTACCTAACCCGCCAAGAAAACAGGTCTACCGTGGCGTAGAACCGACCGATCTGCACGCCAAGCACTGGGCAGAGTAACCTGAGGCTCCCGCAGAGAAACCGGTTGCTGCGAAGCCAGCAGCGGAACCCGGTTTCTATATCGTTCAGCAAGTCATGCCGCGCTCTGCACAGGAAGCAGCATTGTTCGATAAGCCGGATGGTGCAACGCTTGAGAAATTCACGCGCCTCAACCCTCACGTCACCGGGTACGCCAAGCCCGGGCAGCTCATTGTGTTGAGTGATCCGAACAATCCTCATTGCACACGTGAAGAAGCGTTGCTCATGGAAGCGGCGCAGAAAGTGGACGCGGCGCTCAAACCCATGAGCGACGAAGAGGCGAGCTTCATGGTTCGCTATCAGAGCCAGATTGAGTCCATTCTTTCGCAAGGCTCAACATCAATCGGTGTGGGTGAATCAATCTTCGCCAAGAACCTGGGAGACGTGACAACCTCGCTGAAGGAAATCGAGACGCTGCACCAGAAAAGTTTTCAGCGTGACGGACATTTGCGTAGTTCGGAGTTCTTTGATGAACGCGCACGACTGTTTGCCAAGCTTGATAGGCAGCTCACCGGGTTAACCAGAAAGGGCATTGGTTTCCCTGATCACCCAAGTCTGAAATCAGCCCTCGGTATCTCAAGCAAAAGCTTGGTGCATCACTGGACCCTGGCCGGTGCTGCGGGACAGATTCCCGGTTACGCCACTCATGCAGAAGGTGTCGCCAGAGCGGCCAAGGTTGTTAAGTACGGCGGCTGGATTGGTACTGCCGTAGGAGGCGGGGCGTCTTACATGAAGGTTCAAGAAGTCTGTGCGGCTGGCAACAAGGATGCCTGCGAAAAGATCAAATATACCGAGGGTGGTAACTTCGTCGGAGGAGTGGCCGGCGGTGCTGCCACCGGTGCGGTTTTGACTGGTTCCACAGCGGGGATTATCTGTGTTGGCTTGGGTGTACCCACAGGCGGCATGGCAACCTTGGCATGTGGTGTCATCGTCGTAGCGGCGGGCTCATACGCTGGTGGAGCTCTTGGTGGGGCTACAGGCGAATGGGCCGGTGAGAAGATCTATGAGGCAAGTAAATGAGTTTGAACGTCGTTGATAAGGTACTTCTGTCCATTGCCATTGTTGATCTGGCAGGGCTAATTCTTTGGATAGGCGTCTGTTTGCACCTGGCCTATACGAAGATGGATTTGATGTTGGAGCACCTGAAGAATTGCTCAGCGATCATGGCTCGGGCTCCGCTTCGACATGGTGGGCCTTGGGGAAAGCTTCTGCTCGTAGGTGGTATTTCGGGAATTGTGACCTTTCCTAAGTTTTATTTGAAAAGGGGTGA includes:
- a CDS encoding eCIS core domain-containing protein gives rise to the protein MKAMPRKYVLLFTVLTFTDAQASWLSEITGIDINVNRGTISIKTPNISAIPPMIQNLPKDVGQALLNPAAPILAEAIRFSRAQALNRGTQPIPDNIKNELSPYFPPGILNKVSWTTAGGLSLDGALKNWFDQEGAITYDDVIVFANIDLTKNVELWAHELTHTLQYNQMGIDTFAFQYSYDWSGLESQARSNAGRIYASIQSTDRGSAQIWSYSGTVTQASQQINWSELNRAARQAIQPQQCIWIDNNSNTTGNVCPVPIVVCGIVLRRLADGYTFEYPCNEPTCVFGAGQSGPLLSPPGHLVVGVTAAYQWQ
- a CDS encoding pentapeptide repeat-containing protein — translated: MNKTFNPEQYNLIIECSKKEDFSEWNDYVSKTKEIIDLRESNLEGIKIIGAKFINVDGKGATFCDANLKDVKLEGVNMSDCIFLNAEMTGVSAAGSIFKGSIFDRAQLGNAFFAICNFDEASFQRSNLILAKFFDSRFQDCSFYAANLSDAQFLGGGRNPLLEGESRFNLCGTNFSNAKFTSGTYFHLASVSRKTDFRTVSFESACYSAGLRQTLQYCNRRHNWAAWYAKNGRIKSSLVKLFWMASDYGRSPRQVLMSFLIVCLLYTLIYWLVPASTSGDAGKDLTLVQSMYFSFVTMTTLGYGDIAANKSSWLSQVLVITHVLFGYVILGALLTVLSNLFTSDGPAEGLIKHPMKANIQFSFHTSNADKTPAMDEASSV
- a CDS encoding DUF6124 family protein — encoded protein: MIKPTPNPPETASVSPYESIDSRKLHEAADRALDHYLCPPGSTPPPRKNRGMYAVTADNKTEELLVDASATLASAKTIAQNVSSLLPASQRHALAGIAQLIMLGELAVNRALDNLQLPE